The Synechocystis sp. PCC 6714 genome includes the window TTAGATCCTAACCCATTTATTCCTTCACTTGTTTGGTTCACAGAGCCTAGGTCAATTGACACACTCCCCGCCCTGAAGGGCTAGGATTCCCCACCACGCCTCAATCTAACAATAAAAATTGGTCACTGAATGGGGTTGACGCTTCTTTGGGTCGTACCCCCTAGGTGGTCTTACCATCCCTCCACAGCCGTTTAAACTCTCCGAATGTCCTCCGGCGACTAACCAAACATAAGCTATTGAATTTTGCTGTTTGCCTTCAAGGTTGGACTTTAGACCATTGCCTCTCTAGGGTTCTCTGCGCCTGCTCACACCGTAGCCGTTTCAACGTCCCTTGAGTCCAGAGGGGGAAGAGTTAATAGCTCGAAGTTGTCTTAACAAAAGTCCCCCTAAAGGGCCAGGCTTGTATCCTATTTTTTTTGTCATCTTTGAGGCTGTTCAGGAACTGGCTATCTCCCCATTGTTCCAGAGTTGTTTGAAATAGGCCGAATCGGTGGCGTACACTGCTAGAAGGCTTTGTTTTATCCAGTTTTTGGGCGCTATGGCTATGGGTGTAAATGTGTTGACGGGGGATATTGGCGGCACCAAAACTATTTTGGCCCTGGTGAGGGTGGAAGATCACAGTGCTGGAGCTTGTAAACCGGTAACTCTGTTTGAGCAGACTTACAGTAGTCAGGCCTTTGCTGATCTGGTGCCCATGGTTCAGCAGTTCCGCCAAGAAGCAGCCCTTGTGCTGGGCAATCCCATCTCCGTTACCAAAGCCTGTTTTGCCATTGCTGGTCCCGTGCTCAACAATGTCTGTCGTCTCACAAATTTAGACTGGCATCTCTCCGGCGATCGCCTGGCCCAGGAATTAGCCATTGCCCAGGTTAGCCTAATTAACGATTTCGCCGCCGTGGGTTACGGTATTTTGGGGCTCGGACCAGAAGATTTGCTCAGCCTCCAATCTGCCCCAATGGATCCAACAGGGGCGATCGCCATTTTAGGGGCCGGTACTGGATTGGGACAATGCTACGTAATTCCCCAGGGCCAGGGAAGATACCAGGTTTTTGCCTCCGAAGGTGCCCACGCAGACTTTCCCCCCAGATCGCCGTTGGAATGGCAGTTATTGCAATACCTAAAAGATCGTTACGGTTTTAGCAGAGTTTCCATCGAACGGGTGGTATCCGGCATGGGTATCGCCATGATTTACGAATTTTTACGACATCATTACCCAGAGCGGGAATCAGCCAAATTTGCTCAACTCTACCAAACCTGGCATCGGGAAAAAGACCAAGGGGAAAAAACAGTTGACTTAGCGGCGGTGGTGTCCCAGGCAGCTTTGGAAGGTACGGACAATTTAGCCACTCAAGCCATGGAAATGTTTCTGGGGGCCTACGGAGCGGAGGCGGGCAACTTAGCCCTGAAATTACTTCCTCGGGGTGGTCTATATGTGGCTGGTGGCATTGCCCCAAAAATTGTGCCCCTACTGGAAAAGGGGAGTTTTATGCAGGGCTTCAGCGATAAAGGCAGAATGCAAACACTAATGGGCACTATTCCCGTGCAAGTGGTGTTGAATGCAAAAGTTGGCCTCATTGGCGCGGCGGTTTGTGGTGCCCAGTCCCATTGATGGTGAGTGATACTGGCAAAAAACCATGTCATCGGCCCAAACGGTTTTCAATGCCTTCACAGCCCCCAGGGATAGTTTTCCTGGTTAGCGTTCCCCCCCAGCTACAGCAATAGCATCTCTGCTCTTCACTCATATTTTTAACGTTGTTAAAGTTGGCATTTTCCACCACTGCACCGGTATATTCACCGGTTTCATAGTTGGGAATATGGTTTCGACTGCGGGGACTAGCCTTATCCCCGGTGCCATAAAACAGGCGGGTTCCTTTGAGGTCAGCCCCATCTAGGTTGGCTTCGTACAAGACGGTTCTGGATAAATTGGCTTTGACCAAATCCACCTGACTAAGATTGGCTCGGATTAAAT containing:
- the glk gene encoding glucokinase, with product MAMGVNVLTGDIGGTKTILALVRVEDHSAGACKPVTLFEQTYSSQAFADLVPMVQQFRQEAALVLGNPISVTKACFAIAGPVLNNVCRLTNLDWHLSGDRLAQELAIAQVSLINDFAAVGYGILGLGPEDLLSLQSAPMDPTGAIAILGAGTGLGQCYVIPQGQGRYQVFASEGAHADFPPRSPLEWQLLQYLKDRYGFSRVSIERVVSGMGIAMIYEFLRHHYPERESAKFAQLYQTWHREKDQGEKTVDLAAVVSQAALEGTDNLATQAMEMFLGAYGAEAGNLALKLLPRGGLYVAGGIAPKIVPLLEKGSFMQGFSDKGRMQTLMGTIPVQVVLNAKVGLIGAAVCGAQSH